One part of the Rutidosis leptorrhynchoides isolate AG116_Rl617_1_P2 chromosome 1, CSIRO_AGI_Rlap_v1, whole genome shotgun sequence genome encodes these proteins:
- the LOC139889451 gene encoding uncharacterized protein, which yields MNKLTKPISSPGRTEKFPPPLMRFLRSNVGNKSRRRSRASPMFIRKKNTNNETTQEPSSPKVTCIGQVRVRRSKKKKPTADTTATATIRHRSHKNHLCRCFQKLKPRSFFAVLSKWVSIFQCGCCKNSSFSHESPVINATPRSISNNIIAGDYSEAQEHEQENEHEDVVNQGLISKSPPKNAFLLTRCRSAPYRSSSLANKFWESGIKKTGEEEEEEEEEVMEKIKNFNIKMEEINGVNEESKCNESNGDEELKETKAVPLILTKCKSEPARRWAKILV from the coding sequence ATGAACAAATTAACAAAACCCATATCAAGTCCAGGAAGAACAGAGAAATTTCCACCACCATTAATGAGATTTTTAAGAAGTAATGTAGGAAACAAAAGTAGAAGAAGGTCACGTGCCAGCCCTATGTTCATCAGAAAGAAAAACACAAATAACGAGACTACACAAGAACCGTCTTCACCTAAAGTCACGTGCATCGGCCAAGTCCGTGTCAGACGCTCCAAGAAAAAAAAACCCACCGCCGATACCACCGCAACCGCCACCATTCGCCACCGGAGCCATAAAAACCATCTTTGCCGGTGTTTCCAAAAACTGAAACCCAGATCGTTTTTTGCCGTTTTGAGCAAATGGGTATCGATTTTTCAATGTGGGTGTTGTAAAAATTCAAGCTTTTCACATGAATCACCGGTGATTAATGCTACTCCGAGAAGTATTTCTAATAATATTATCGCCGGCGACTATAGTGAGGCCCAAGAACATGAACAAGAAAATGAACATGAAGATGTAGTTAATCAGGGATTGatttcaaaatcaccacctaaaaaTGCGTTCTTGTTGACGAGATGTAGATCTGCACCGTACAGGTCTTCTTCATTAGCAAATAAATTTTGGGAATCAGGAATTAAGAAAAcaggtgaagaagaagaagaagaagaagaagaagtgatGGAAAAAATTAAGAATTTTAATATCAAAATGGAAGAAATTAATGGAGTGAATGaagaaagtaaatgtaatgaaagtaACGGAGATGAAGAATTAAAAGAAACTAAAGCAGTGCCATTAATTCTCACCAAGTGCAAATCTGAACCAGCAAGAAGATGGGCAAAAATTCTTGTATGA